One Arvicanthis niloticus isolate mArvNil1 chromosome 13, mArvNil1.pat.X, whole genome shotgun sequence genomic window carries:
- the Mapk11 gene encoding mitogen-activated protein kinase 11 isoform X1, producing MSGPRAGFYRQELNKTVWEVPQRLQGLRPVGSGAYGSVCSAYDARLRQKVAVKKLSRPFQSLIHARRTYRELRLLKHLKHENVIGLLDVFTPATSIEDFSEVYLVTTLMGADLNNIVKCQALSDEHVQFLVYQLLRGLKYIHSAGIIHRDLKPSNVAVNEDCELRILDFGLARQADEEMTGYVATRWYRAPEIMLNWMHYNQTVDIWSVGCIMAELLQGKALFPGNDYIDQLKRIMEVVGTPSPEVLAKISSEHARTYIQSLPPMPQKDLSSVFHGANPLAVDLLGRMLVLDSDQRVSAAEALAHAYFSQYHDPDDEPEAEPYDESVEAKERTLEEWKELTYQEVLSFKPLEPSQLPGTHEIEQ from the exons ATGTCGGGTCCGCGCGCGGGATTCTACCGGCAAGAGCTGAACAAAACAGTATGGGAGGTGCCGCAGCGGCTGCAGGGCCTACGCCCGGTGGGCTCCGGCGCCTACGGCTCGGTCTG CTCGGCCTACGACGCGCGGTTGCGCCAGAAGGTGGCTGTAAAGAAGCTGTCTCGTCCTTTCCAATCGCTGATCCACGCGAGGAGGACGTACCGTGAGCTACGCCTACTCAAACACCTGAAGCACGAGAAC GTCATAGGACTTTTGGACGTCTTCACGCCGGCCACATCCATCGAAGATTTCAGCGAAGT GTACCTCGTGACCACCCTGATGGGCGCCGACCTGAATAACATCGTCAAGTGTCAGGCACTGAGCGACGAGCATGTTCAGTTCCTTGTCTACCAGCTGCTGCGTGGGCTGAAG TATATCCACTCGGCGGGCATCATCCACCGG GACCTGAAGCCCAGCAATGTGGCGGTGAACGAGGACTGCGAGCTGAGG ATCCTGGACTTTGGGTTGGCACGACAGGCTGATGAGGAGATGACTGGATATGTGGCCACACGGTGGTACCGGGCGCCAGAGATCATGCTGAACTGGATGCACTACAACCAGACAG TGGACATCTGGTCTGTGGGCTGCATCATGGCTGAGCTACTCCAAGGAAAGGCCCTCTTTCCTGGAAATGACT ACATCGACCAGCTGAAGCGAATCATGGAGGTGGTGGGCACACCCAGCCCTGAGGTTCTGGCAAAGATATCCTCGGAGCAC GCCCGGACATacatccagtctctgcctcccatgcccCAGAAGGACCTCAGCAGTGTCTTCCATGGAGCCAACCCTCTGG CTGTAGACCTCCTTGGAAGGATGCTGGTGCTAGACAGTGACCAGAGGGTCAGTGCGGCCGAAGCCTTGGCCCATGCATACTTCAGCCAGTACCACGACCCTGACGATGAACCAGAGGCAGAGCCCTACGATGAAAGCGTTGAGGCCAAGGAGCGAACGCTGGAGGAGTGGAAGG